Proteins co-encoded in one Chloroflexota bacterium genomic window:
- a CDS encoding NifU family protein — translation MTLEHDTEVFISDAARDLVLDFRARSDRPDKDDLAMWIEVTGISGASFSYDMYLKSSSDAGPQDAVVEVADGLNVVVPAGSTDQLDGATIDYRSAPNGGGLFVDNPNTPSPVAGPAARDVPAPQLSGAVADQVAQILEQQINPAIAAHGGHAELVSVEDGAAYLRLSGGCQGCGMASVTLTQGIEVAIREAVPEVTRVIDVTDHASGTNPYFEASKK, via the coding sequence ATGACCCTGGAACACGACACCGAAGTCTTCATAAGCGACGCCGCGCGCGACTTGGTCCTCGACTTTCGCGCGCGCTCCGACCGGCCCGACAAGGACGACCTCGCCATGTGGATCGAGGTCACCGGCATTTCGGGCGCGAGCTTCAGCTACGACATGTATCTGAAGAGCTCGAGCGACGCCGGACCCCAGGACGCGGTTGTGGAGGTCGCCGACGGGCTCAATGTGGTCGTTCCCGCCGGGAGCACCGACCAGCTCGACGGCGCCACCATCGACTATCGCTCCGCCCCGAATGGCGGCGGCCTGTTCGTCGACAACCCCAACACCCCGAGCCCGGTTGCCGGACCGGCTGCCCGTGACGTCCCCGCGCCGCAGCTCAGCGGCGCAGTGGCGGATCAGGTCGCGCAGATTCTGGAGCAGCAGATCAATCCCGCCATCGCCGCGCACGGCGGGCACGCCGAGCTCGTCTCCGTCGAGGACGGCGCGGCCTACCTGCGGCTCAGCGGCGGTTGCCAGGGGTGCGGCATGGCGTCCGTGACCCTGACCCAGGGCATCGAGGTCGCGATTCGCGAGGCCGTGCCCGAAGTCACGCGGGTGATCGACGTGACCGATCACGCCTCGGGCACCAATCCATACTTCGAGGCGTCGAAGAAGTAG
- the lipA gene encoding lipoyl synthase, producing the protein MATEVRPRFPKPAWLKVRAPTGDRYTGLKRLMRTQSLHTVCEEARCPNIGECWNDGHATFMILGDTCTRACGFCAVTSGRPDAIDPLEPLRLAAAVERMGLDYCVITSVNRDDAPDGGASVFADCIRAVRRVRPSCQVEVLVPDFMGNWDALATVMEARPVVLNHNTETVPRLYARVRPKARYERTLELIRRAADMAPDVATKSGVMVGLGETRDELRATLADLVEHRCELLTVGQYLQPTRKHLPVQRFYHPDEFVEIAEEARALGFVHVESGPLVRSSYHAGRQALAASMNRARVG; encoded by the coding sequence ATGGCCACTGAGGTCCGGCCCCGATTCCCCAAGCCCGCGTGGCTCAAAGTGCGCGCGCCGACCGGAGACCGTTACACCGGTCTGAAGCGGCTGATGCGCACGCAGTCGCTGCACACCGTGTGCGAGGAGGCCCGCTGTCCCAACATCGGCGAGTGCTGGAACGACGGCCACGCCACCTTCATGATCCTGGGCGACACCTGCACGCGCGCCTGCGGCTTCTGCGCCGTCACCTCGGGCCGACCCGATGCCATTGACCCGTTGGAACCGTTGCGCCTGGCGGCCGCGGTGGAGCGCATGGGGCTGGACTACTGCGTCATCACCTCCGTCAACCGCGACGACGCGCCTGACGGCGGCGCAAGCGTGTTTGCCGACTGCATTCGCGCTGTGCGCCGGGTGCGCCCTTCGTGCCAGGTCGAGGTGCTCGTTCCCGACTTCATGGGCAACTGGGACGCGCTGGCGACGGTGATGGAGGCGCGCCCCGTCGTGCTCAATCACAACACCGAGACGGTGCCGCGCCTCTATGCCCGGGTGCGGCCTAAGGCGCGCTACGAGCGCACGTTGGAGCTCATCCGCCGAGCGGCCGACATGGCGCCGGACGTGGCCACCAAGTCGGGGGTGATGGTGGGCCTGGGTGAGACTCGTGACGAGCTGCGCGCGACGCTTGCCGACCTGGTGGAGCATCGCTGCGAGCTGCTGACCGTGGGGCAATACCTTCAGCCGACACGCAAGCACCTGCCGGTGCAACGCTTCTATCACCCGGACGAGTTCGTCGAAATCGCCGAGGAGGCCCGAGCGCTGGGGTTCGTCCACGTGGAATCCGGCCCCCTGGTGCGCAGCTCGTACCACGCCGGGCGTCAAGCCCTCGCCGCGTCCATGAACCGCGCGCGCGTGGGATGA
- the aceE gene encoding pyruvate dehydrogenase (acetyl-transferring), homodimeric type, whose amino-acid sequence MAQLDTHRDGVLNGGQGADAVETRDWLDALHDVRRLSGNERVRELLRELQIHAQRAGGVLPVTARTPYANSIPPEREPAYPGDEALEWQIRSIIRWNAMAMVVAANREADGIGGHISTYASAATLYEVGFNHFFRGPDHPEGPDIIYFQGHAAPGIYARAYLEGRLTAEQIHDFRRELMPSGGVSSYPHPWLMPDFWQFPTVSMGLGPLMSIYQARFMRYLEDRGLKQPSDQRVWAFVGDGEADAPETIAAISLAGREYLDNLTWVVNCNLQRLDGPVRGNGNIVQELEGLFRGAGWNVIKVLWGRDWDELFANDRDGLLTRRAGQIVDGEYQKYSVAGGAYIRENFYGVDERLLAMVADRSDDELVRMNLGGHDARKVYAAFNAAVRHKGAPTVVLARTIKGYGLGEAGEGRNVTHQQKQLNEDELLTFRDRFKIPISDEDLGRAPLYRPGPDSREVRYLTVRREELGGFMPMRRAEKSQISTPPADGFAEFEAGSERPASTTMAFVRMLSKLLRDPALGPRVVPIVPDEARTFGMEALFRQVGIYSAVGQLYEPVDSASLLYYKEATDGQILEEGIAEAGAMSSFIAAGTSHATYGVATLPFFIYYSMFGFQRVGDLVWAAADARTRGFLLGATAGRTTLAGEGLQHQDGHSHLLFSVVPTCLAYDPAFAYEIAVIIREGIRRMHEQDEDVFYYLTLGNEAYPHPSLPADDGVREGILKGMYRLRAADAAPGQPRATLLGSGAILNEVLEAQEMLAARYGVAADVWSVTSYTELRREALDADRWNMLHPDRTPRTSYVANCLANAPDVVVAASDYMKSLPDLIAKWVPGRLVALGTDGFGRSDTRAALRDFFEVDARFVTLATLHALARESRIDSELVSEAIEDLGIDAEKPNPRLS is encoded by the coding sequence ATGGCACAGCTAGACACCCACCGCGACGGCGTCTTGAACGGCGGTCAGGGCGCTGACGCGGTCGAGACGCGAGACTGGCTGGACGCGCTGCACGACGTGCGGCGGCTATCCGGCAACGAGCGCGTGCGTGAGTTGCTGCGCGAGTTGCAGATCCACGCGCAGCGAGCCGGCGGCGTGCTACCGGTCACCGCGCGCACGCCCTATGCCAACTCCATTCCGCCGGAGCGCGAGCCGGCCTATCCCGGCGATGAGGCGCTCGAATGGCAGATTCGCAGCATCATTCGCTGGAACGCGATGGCCATGGTGGTGGCCGCGAATCGCGAGGCAGACGGCATCGGCGGGCACATCTCCACCTATGCGTCGGCGGCGACGCTCTACGAGGTCGGCTTCAACCACTTCTTCCGCGGGCCGGATCACCCCGAGGGGCCGGACATCATCTATTTCCAGGGCCACGCGGCGCCGGGCATCTATGCGCGGGCGTATCTCGAGGGTCGACTGACCGCCGAGCAAATCCACGACTTTCGGCGTGAGCTCATGCCCAGCGGCGGCGTCTCGTCGTACCCGCATCCCTGGCTCATGCCCGATTTCTGGCAGTTCCCCACAGTGTCCATGGGCTTGGGCCCGCTGATGTCGATCTACCAGGCGCGGTTCATGCGCTACCTGGAGGATCGGGGGCTGAAGCAGCCCTCCGACCAGCGGGTGTGGGCCTTCGTGGGCGACGGCGAAGCCGACGCGCCGGAGACCATCGCGGCAATCTCCCTCGCCGGGCGCGAGTACCTGGACAACCTCACCTGGGTGGTCAACTGCAACCTGCAGCGTCTGGACGGCCCGGTGCGCGGCAATGGCAACATCGTGCAGGAGTTGGAAGGGCTGTTTCGCGGCGCCGGCTGGAACGTGATCAAGGTCCTGTGGGGCCGCGATTGGGACGAGCTGTTCGCGAACGATCGCGACGGCCTGCTCACCCGCCGCGCGGGTCAAATCGTCGACGGTGAGTACCAGAAATACAGCGTGGCCGGCGGGGCCTACATCCGCGAGAACTTCTACGGGGTGGATGAGCGGCTGTTGGCCATGGTGGCCGACCGCAGCGACGACGAGCTGGTGCGAATGAACCTTGGCGGACACGACGCGCGCAAGGTCTACGCAGCCTTCAATGCGGCCGTGCGCCATAAGGGCGCCCCGACGGTCGTGCTGGCCCGCACGATCAAGGGCTACGGGCTCGGCGAGGCCGGCGAAGGCCGCAACGTGACGCATCAGCAGAAGCAGCTGAACGAGGACGAGCTGCTGACGTTCCGCGATCGTTTCAAGATCCCGATTTCCGATGAGGACCTCGGTCGCGCCCCGCTTTACCGCCCGGGGCCCGACAGTCGCGAAGTCCGCTATCTGACCGTCCGCCGCGAGGAGCTCGGCGGATTCATGCCCATGCGCCGGGCGGAGAAGAGCCAGATCTCGACTCCGCCGGCAGACGGCTTCGCCGAATTCGAGGCCGGGAGCGAGCGGCCCGCCTCCACGACCATGGCGTTCGTGCGCATGCTGTCCAAACTGCTGCGCGATCCGGCGCTGGGTCCGCGCGTCGTTCCGATCGTGCCCGACGAAGCCCGCACCTTCGGCATGGAGGCGCTGTTCCGTCAGGTCGGCATCTACTCGGCCGTGGGACAGCTCTATGAGCCGGTCGATTCGGCGTCGCTCCTCTACTACAAGGAGGCCACCGACGGCCAGATCCTGGAGGAAGGGATCGCCGAGGCGGGAGCGATGAGCTCGTTTATCGCCGCCGGGACTTCCCACGCGACCTATGGCGTCGCTACATTGCCGTTCTTCATCTACTACTCGATGTTCGGCTTTCAGCGCGTTGGCGACCTTGTCTGGGCCGCGGCCGATGCAAGGACGCGTGGATTCCTGTTGGGCGCCACCGCGGGACGGACGACGTTGGCGGGCGAAGGCTTGCAGCACCAGGACGGCCACAGCCATCTCTTGTTTTCGGTGGTGCCGACGTGCCTGGCCTACGATCCCGCGTTTGCCTATGAAATCGCGGTGATCATCCGCGAGGGCATCCGCCGCATGCACGAGCAGGATGAGGACGTGTTCTACTACCTCACCCTGGGCAACGAGGCGTATCCGCACCCGAGCCTGCCGGCGGACGACGGAGTGCGGGAGGGCATTCTCAAGGGCATGTATCGCCTGCGTGCCGCCGATGCGGCGCCCGGCCAGCCGCGCGCCACGCTGTTGGGAAGCGGCGCGATCCTCAACGAGGTGCTCGAGGCGCAGGAGATGTTGGCGGCGCGTTACGGCGTGGCGGCGGACGTGTGGTCGGTGACGAGCTACACCGAGCTGCGCCGGGAGGCGCTGGACGCCGACCGCTGGAACATGCTGCATCCAGACCGGACGCCGCGCACGTCATACGTGGCAAATTGCCTGGCGAATGCGCCCGACGTGGTCGTGGCCGCCTCCGACTACATGAAGTCGCTGCCGGACCTGATTGCCAAATGGGTTCCGGGTCGGCTGGTGGCGCTGGGCACCGACGGTTTCGGGCGCAGCGATACGCGCGCGGCCCTGCGCGACTTCTTCGAGGTTGATGCTCGCTTCGTGACTCTGGCGACGCTGCACGCGCTGGCGCGAGAAAGCCGAATTGACAGTGAACTGGTATCCGAGGCGATCGAGGACCTGGGCATCGACGCCGAGAAACCGAATCCGCGGCTGAGCTGA
- a CDS encoding ATP-grasp domain-containing protein: protein MRRVLLLLPTRAYRASDFLEAARELGVEVVVGAEQRHALDDVMASRVIELPLNRPEIAADAIVEFADEAPLNAIVPVDDAGVAAASLAAERLGLAHSPPAATALTRDKAAMRRRLAQAGVLQPAFALVDGDEDPVAAAAELGFPVVLKPLTLSASRGVIRADTPADAAAAAARIRRMLGGSDDGLPAPLLVERFAPGVEIAVEGLLRRGTLHTLAIFDKPDPLDGPYFEETLYITPSRLPGEVQRAVEEVTSAAVVGLGLTEGPVHAEIRVDGDAATVIEVAARSIGGLCARSLRFGLGVSLESLILRHALNLPLRDTTAAHAASGVMMLLIPRAGVLVEVRGREAALDLPGIVGLEITIAPGGWVEPLPEGDRYLGFMFARGDTPDAVESALRRAHAKLEVEIDPDRAPRRRGTEASEAGR from the coding sequence ATGCGCCGGGTTCTCCTACTGCTGCCGACACGGGCTTACCGCGCGAGCGACTTTCTCGAAGCCGCGCGGGAGCTTGGCGTGGAGGTCGTCGTCGGCGCCGAGCAACGTCACGCGTTGGATGACGTGATGGCATCGCGCGTGATCGAGCTGCCGCTGAACCGCCCCGAGATCGCAGCGGACGCCATCGTGGAGTTTGCGGATGAGGCGCCGCTCAACGCCATCGTGCCGGTGGATGACGCGGGAGTCGCGGCCGCGTCGCTCGCGGCGGAGCGTTTGGGTCTGGCGCACAGTCCGCCCGCGGCGACGGCGCTCACGCGGGACAAGGCCGCCATGCGCCGGCGGTTGGCGCAGGCCGGCGTGCTGCAGCCGGCGTTTGCGCTCGTTGACGGTGACGAGGATCCGGTGGCCGCGGCGGCGGAACTCGGATTTCCGGTAGTGCTCAAACCCCTGACGTTGTCAGCCAGTCGCGGCGTGATCCGCGCGGACACGCCGGCAGATGCGGCGGCCGCCGCGGCCAGAATTCGCCGGATGCTGGGCGGGTCTGATGACGGCCTGCCCGCGCCGTTGCTGGTCGAGCGCTTCGCGCCGGGGGTGGAGATCGCAGTTGAGGGTCTGTTGCGACGGGGGACACTGCATACGCTGGCCATCTTCGACAAGCCGGATCCGCTCGACGGCCCCTACTTCGAGGAAACGCTTTACATCACGCCATCTCGCCTCCCCGGCGAGGTTCAGCGTGCGGTTGAGGAAGTGACGAGCGCGGCCGTCGTGGGGCTGGGCCTGACCGAAGGTCCGGTTCATGCCGAGATTCGTGTGGACGGCGACGCCGCCACAGTGATCGAGGTTGCCGCGCGCTCCATCGGCGGCCTCTGCGCGCGATCGCTGCGATTCGGGCTGGGCGTGTCGCTGGAGTCGCTGATCCTGCGCCACGCGCTGAACCTGCCGCTGCGAGACACCACGGCCGCGCACGCCGCGTCGGGCGTGATGATGCTGCTCATTCCCCGGGCCGGCGTGCTGGTCGAGGTGCGCGGGCGCGAGGCGGCGCTGGATCTTCCCGGCATCGTGGGGCTGGAGATCACGATCGCGCCGGGCGGCTGGGTCGAGCCGCTGCCGGAGGGCGACCGCTATCTTGGCTTCATGTTTGCTCGGGGTGACACTCCCGATGCCGTCGAGTCGGCCCTGCGGCGCGCGCATGCGAAGCTTGAGGTTGAGATCGATCCGGACCGCGCGCCGAGGCGGCGCGGCACGGAGGCTTCGGAGGCGGGACGCTGA
- the lipB gene encoding lipoyl(octanoyl) transferase LipB gives MVSTTVDVHRPGRVAYRDAWAWQQARADDVRAGTAAEALALLEHPPVYTCGRRSDPANLLALPERLAAQGVEVVDVERGGDVTYHGPGQLVAYPILDLRRRGIYPISFVRGLEQTLVTTLAALGVPAAPRKSLPGVWVGNDKIAALGVHVRGGVSMHGIALNLAPDLAAFEAIVPCGIQDAGITSVERYCGAAPDHEAAKEAFITAFAQTFDVALRDVAADKALANGH, from the coding sequence ATGGTGTCGACCACCGTCGATGTGCACCGACCGGGCCGGGTGGCCTATCGCGACGCGTGGGCCTGGCAGCAGGCGCGCGCGGACGACGTTCGCGCCGGCACGGCGGCGGAGGCGCTTGCGCTGCTGGAGCATCCGCCGGTGTACACCTGCGGCCGCCGCAGCGACCCGGCGAACTTGCTGGCGTTGCCGGAGCGGCTGGCGGCCCAGGGGGTCGAGGTCGTTGACGTCGAACGCGGGGGCGACGTGACCTATCACGGTCCGGGCCAGCTGGTGGCCTATCCGATCCTGGACCTGCGCCGCCGCGGCATCTACCCGATCAGCTTCGTTCGGGGCCTGGAGCAAACGCTGGTGACCACCCTGGCCGCGCTCGGCGTGCCCGCGGCGCCGCGGAAGAGCCTGCCCGGCGTGTGGGTGGGCAACGACAAGATCGCCGCGCTGGGGGTGCACGTACGCGGCGGGGTGAGCATGCACGGCATCGCGCTCAACCTCGCGCCGGACCTGGCGGCCTTCGAGGCCATCGTGCCCTGCGGCATCCAGGACGCGGGCATCACGTCCGTGGAGCGCTACTGTGGGGCCGCGCCCGATCACGAGGCCGCCAAGGAGGCATTCATCACCGCCTTCGCGCAGACGTTCGATGTAGCGTTGCGGGACGTTGCCGCGGACAAGGCCCTTGCCAATGGCCACTGA
- a CDS encoding CUAEP/CCAEP-tail radical SAM protein, with product MRVLIVSTYELGHQPVHAASPAAALQAAGHQVHAMDLAVEMWDPDALDGIDALAFSVPMHTAMRIAVSAAQAARRTHPDVPICFYGLYGEMAPALDPSHSMDRALAGEYEPELVAWVDALAGANGTPSVVPEVIQLTKHDFHAPARELLPPIDRYARLAVDGEERLAGYVEASHGCVHKCRHCPVPVVYDGRIRIVGADTVLDDIARLVDAGARHITFGDPDFLNGWRHSRKVVRTMHARFPELTFDCTTKVEHILEHAQVWPEFADAGCLFVISAFESLNDEILECLDKGHVAAEAEQAITLLRRHGIETRPSWLPFTPWTTFTDVLDILDFVARHDLVGNVDPVQYSIRLLLPKGSLLLDLPDMQRHLGAYDEAQLSYTWQAADPAVDALQAELATLVANLADEDTDIATSYAAVRAAVIDAAGAAADGRARDVLVNAERAAARPRLTEAWFCCAEPTELQFAQLAGI from the coding sequence ATGCGGGTGTTGATCGTCTCGACCTACGAGCTCGGGCACCAGCCCGTGCATGCGGCGTCGCCGGCCGCGGCGCTGCAGGCGGCGGGTCATCAGGTGCACGCGATGGATCTGGCCGTCGAGATGTGGGACCCGGACGCGCTGGACGGCATCGACGCGCTGGCGTTTTCCGTTCCGATGCACACGGCCATGCGCATTGCCGTGAGCGCCGCGCAGGCGGCGCGTCGCACGCACCCGGACGTTCCCATTTGCTTCTACGGCCTCTATGGCGAGATGGCGCCGGCGCTGGACCCGAGCCATTCCATGGACCGCGCGCTTGCCGGGGAGTACGAGCCGGAGCTCGTCGCCTGGGTGGATGCCCTGGCGGGCGCGAACGGGACGCCCAGCGTTGTCCCGGAGGTCATCCAACTCACCAAACACGACTTTCACGCCCCGGCGCGCGAGCTGCTGCCGCCGATCGACCGCTATGCGCGGCTTGCCGTGGACGGCGAAGAGCGTCTGGCGGGCTATGTCGAGGCCAGTCACGGCTGCGTCCACAAGTGCCGCCACTGTCCGGTGCCGGTGGTCTATGACGGACGCATTCGCATCGTCGGCGCGGACACCGTGCTGGACGACATTGCGCGGCTGGTCGATGCGGGCGCGCGCCACATCACCTTCGGCGATCCGGACTTCCTCAACGGCTGGCGCCACTCGCGCAAGGTGGTGCGCACCATGCACGCGCGGTTTCCGGAACTCACATTCGATTGCACGACCAAGGTCGAGCACATCCTGGAGCACGCCCAAGTGTGGCCCGAATTCGCCGACGCGGGGTGCCTGTTCGTCATCTCGGCGTTCGAGTCGCTCAACGACGAGATCCTGGAGTGCCTGGACAAGGGTCACGTGGCCGCCGAGGCCGAGCAGGCGATCACCCTGCTTCGCCGCCATGGCATCGAGACGCGGCCCTCCTGGCTGCCGTTCACGCCATGGACGACCTTCACCGACGTGCTGGACATTCTCGATTTCGTCGCGCGGCACGACCTCGTGGGGAACGTCGATCCGGTGCAGTACAGCATTCGGCTCTTGCTGCCCAAGGGGTCGCTGCTGCTCGATCTGCCCGACATGCAACGCCACCTGGGGGCGTACGACGAGGCGCAGCTCAGCTATACGTGGCAGGCGGCCGACCCGGCGGTCGATGCGCTCCAGGCAGAGCTCGCGACGTTGGTGGCGAACCTTGCCGACGAGGACACGGATATTGCCACGTCCTATGCCGCCGTGCGGGCGGCTGTGATCGACGCTGCCGGAGCAGCCGCCGACGGACGTGCGCGCGACGTCCTCGTCAACGCCGAGCGCGCGGCGGCGCGGCCAAGGCTCACCGAGGCCTGGTTCTGCTGCGCCGAGCCGACGGAGCTGCAATTCGCGCAGTTGGCGGGGATTTAG